From Polynucleobacter paludilacus:
AAAAAGCCAAACTCTGCGTTACGTAAAGTAGCCAAAGTTCGCTTGACCAATGGTTTTGAAGTCATTTCATACATTGGTGGTGAAGGCCATAACCTCCAGGAACACTCAGTAGTGTTAATCCGCGGTGGCCGTGTGAAGGACTTACCAGGTGTGCGTTATCACATCGTTCGTGGATCTTTGGACTTGCAAGGCGTTAAAGACCGCAAGCAATCTCGCTCCAAGTACGGTGCTAAGCGCGCCAAGAAAGCGGCTTAATAAGCCGTTTCAGAA
This genomic window contains:
- the rpsL gene encoding 30S ribosomal protein S12; protein product: MPTINQLIRKPRSRLIVKSKSPALENSPQRRGVCTRVYTTTPKKPNSALRKVAKVRLTNGFEVISYIGGEGHNLQEHSVVLIRGGRVKDLPGVRYHIVRGSLDLQGVKDRKQSRSKYGAKRAKKAA